The sequence ggataaagtaatccttctgacccccccccccccccccccttaaaagatttagatgcactattgtaaagtggctgttccactggatgtcataaggtgaatgcaccaatttgtaagtcgctctggataagagcgtctgctaaatgacttaaatgtaaatgtatctattctacaggaaccggtgattaaatcttacatgaaacattaagcatcatgttatgttcagctgtcttgttgcttgcccctactgggtagactgcagtacaagtgatgttcttctcacgatgaaggtatgatggagtgaaggtcaccgtggagagaactgatttggtttggtctggattctcctgcagttgattctcagttgtgaactgtgttgggagagtccatgtcagctcaggggggtGTTCAGGACAGGGAGCGACAGCAGAGCAGTTAAAACTGACAGAGGTCCCTTCCTTCACCTCACCTGAGACAGTaaggatgggactggaaggcaaatctgtaatacattgCAGATAAAGATATTTTACACTAATAGTTAAATTATCCTCTTGTTCTACTCTTATCCTTGATGCAAGGAATATGAGTTGGAAGAAATAGTTGGTTAAAAGTTAAATTGTCTCTTACCTCTGACAACTATATCAACAGACTTATCAGGATCTGTTGCACGGAATGGTTgactctcaatcctgaagaagtatctattagtgtaactggtggttacattgaagaagactgtggtgcagttcttctgggacatctttccagttatcttcccttgatatATGTTGACTATCTTactactgttaaatatcacacTGTCCGGACGCCCACCAAAGTATGGGTTTTCTTTAATCCACACTCCAGAGGTTGGTATTGTGCTGTTAAATGTATACTTATTTTGGTCAGGAATATCAAATGAACATGGGATTTGCATACAGGAGCCAGTCAGTACATCCAGTCTATCTGGCATTGTGGTGTTCAAATCTCGTTGACCAAAAcaggccaaaacacctgcaacataaaggacaacatcagggaggttctgatatATTTTCCGTACAGACCAGTGATATGTATCAAgtctagatgactgacaggggccgCTGTTTGGAAGCCACTGCATAGCCATCTTGTTACTCCTCCTCCATTGTAAAACAGATGTTGGAagatatagaaatgcatttattaatgtctccATTCGTTTTAGAcaagtatattctattacagacaccttaatacaAACTTTCAATTATATTTTGTAAAACTGCAACACTTCCTTCAACAGAGAGACCCTACCCTTTCTCCAGCCAATGATCACATCTTGTAACTCACTGAACTGGTATTATCCAATAACTATTTCATCTTTGAGTCAGACTTTTTCCTTCAAATTCAgggtgtagccatgggctccccctttgaccccaactatgtgaacctgtatgtggaacaatttgaggatgcactcatttacaaaacatagagacacaccccctactctctaaaatcctctcatggaagagatacatagatgatgtctttgtgctctgggaaggaagtcagcaggaactaaattaattccaaactctgctaatcgagagctctgaatatctcaaattcaccatgcagactgatgagagaaaaataaactacctggacttatggatcatcaaagGGAATGATGCATTACATACAGACCTGTACACAAAGCCAACAGACCTCAAAAGCCTGCTACGTGGggatagtatgcatccccttcccctcaggaatggtctCCCATATAGCCAGTTATTCAGGGTTAAATGAATCTGTTGCCAACAGTCAGATTTTGACAGCAATGCTAAAAAAGTATTGATCctgcaatgatgaaaatatctcaaaaaccaaaAGAGGTTTTTCTAAAAACTAAACCAAAGAAGTGAAACAACGCAACAGTcttttgcactaagtacaccaagtgttcagaaaaatgaaagcaatcctgaaaaggcactggcatattctgcaatcagacaacaaaaaaatcacaCCTCTTCATAGAAaccccactggtggtctataagtgTGGGCGCAATATTGGGGATAGCttgtgagatctgacctgccccctgagcccactcagacactcttgacacccattccaaatgggaactacaaatgtggatCATGCTCATAGTGCAATAGCACTACAAACACACCCTTCTACAGACACCCAGATATTGGTcgaaaaatccctgttaggggtatcatctcttgcaagataaaggtagtgatctatctcatcacatgttcatgtggaaaagccaacgtaggacaaacgaaaagacaattaaaacaatgcagagctgaacaccgcagctcaatcaggtgtaagaacactaactatccagtagcagctcactttgttgaagcaacacaggttgatcccatctcctccctcaaatacacaggtattgatcctgttgctctaccaaggagaggaggtaacatggagatcctactacGACAGAGGGAGGACTACTGGATTTCCTATTGAAAAACATTGACCCCAAGTGGTCAGAATATTGACTTTGGTCTCAAGCCCTTTTTATgaacaattattttataaagaggtcttataaatgaatatattctttctacagcttatcagaGTACAaccaatatgttccccctgttgatgatgcttacTATGCATTATGGATGAACCAAGATATTACATTTTATCAACATTTAATGAaggtggaaaaatccctgttaggggtatcatctctttCAAGACAAAGGTAGTgatctatctcatcacctgttcatgtggaaaagccaacgtaggacaaacgaaaagacaattaaaacaatgcagagctgaacaccgcagctcaatcaggtgtaagaacactgactatccagtagcagctcactttgttgaagctaaccgTCCCATCTgctccctcaaatacacactcatatacacacgcattgagcatgttggtctaccaaggagaggaggtatttAAAAACATTGTCCCCTACTGTCTTAAAATTGAATTTGGTCTCAGTCCCTTCTAATGaacaattattttttataaagaagtcttataaatgaatatattctttctacagttTATCAGCGTACAaccaatatgttccccctgttgatgatgcttattatgcattatggaTTAACCAAAAGATTACATTTCAACAACATTTAATGATattggaaacaattaaatatatgtgaaattaaattaaacaatcatttatgttgatgctaatcttaTGCTAATGTTAATGTAACAATAGgctaatatattcaatatgctgtaaactattgtcttttaacagtttcactcaattcattcCAATTAATCtcataattatgacac comes from Salvelinus namaycush isolate Seneca unplaced genomic scaffold, SaNama_1.0 Scaffold547, whole genome shotgun sequence and encodes:
- the LOC120041818 gene encoding myelin-associated glycoprotein-like: MPDRLDVLTGSCMQIPCSFDIPDQNKYTFNSTIPTSGVWIKENPYFGGRPDSVIFNSSKIVNIYQGKITGKMSQKNCTTVFFNVTTSYTNRYFFRIESQPFRATDPDKSVDIVVRDLPSSPILTVSGEVKEGTSVSFNCSAVAPCPEHPPELTWTLPTQFTTENQLQENPDQTKSVLSTVTFTPSYLHREKNITCTAVYPVGASNKTAEHNMMLNVSFSPKDTSASISPADPVSVGSCVNLTCSSTANPPVTTFTWFKISGGNLTQVASGLSYTLNVTIGDGGLYFCEARNSHGCGKSKEVQLAIKGKTGT